A region from the Achromobacter seleniivolatilans genome encodes:
- a CDS encoding LysR family transcriptional regulator has product MHGIALKYFLEVAQAGSLSGASERLHVAVSAISRQIAKLEEEAGAPLFERAARGMVLSQAGQLMLAHARRTMLEAESVLQEIAATKGEARNEIRVAAVEGVARIFVPSVMARFRQERPNIRFDLHVGSPADVSRRVAEGSVELAMTFIAERVSGVSVRYSRRAPVHAVMAANHPLAGRRSVSLQDLSHYPLALTGPGTTTRQLFEMGCALESVQLEPVLTCNDSSPLHGFVFGSDAIMLSGYISVAWSLRRDELVAVPISNAELQSRTLQIQVMPGRVLPPKAEAFIELLSRELDRALEAGPAG; this is encoded by the coding sequence GTGCACGGCATCGCCTTAAAGTACTTTCTGGAGGTTGCCCAGGCGGGTAGCCTGAGCGGCGCGTCCGAACGCCTGCATGTGGCGGTGTCGGCCATCAGCAGGCAGATTGCCAAGCTGGAGGAAGAAGCGGGGGCCCCGCTATTTGAGCGCGCCGCCCGGGGCATGGTGTTGAGCCAGGCGGGTCAACTGATGCTGGCGCATGCCAGGCGCACGATGCTTGAGGCTGAATCGGTCCTTCAGGAGATAGCGGCGACCAAAGGCGAGGCGCGCAATGAAATCCGGGTCGCGGCCGTCGAAGGCGTGGCCCGCATTTTTGTGCCGTCGGTGATGGCGCGCTTCCGCCAGGAGCGGCCGAATATTCGCTTCGACCTGCACGTGGGTTCGCCCGCCGATGTCAGCCGCCGGGTCGCGGAAGGCAGCGTCGAGCTGGCCATGACATTCATTGCCGAGCGCGTCAGCGGGGTCAGCGTCCGTTATTCGCGCCGCGCGCCGGTTCACGCGGTGATGGCGGCCAACCATCCTCTGGCTGGCCGGCGCAGCGTCAGTTTGCAGGACTTGAGCCACTATCCCCTGGCGTTGACGGGGCCAGGCACTACCACGCGGCAACTCTTCGAAATGGGCTGCGCGCTGGAATCGGTGCAGTTGGAACCGGTGCTGACCTGCAACGATTCCTCGCCACTGCACGGTTTTGTGTTCGGCTCGGACGCCATCATGCTCAGCGGCTACATCTCGGTGGCGTGGAGTCTGCGGCGCGACGAACTGGTCGCCGTGCCGATTTCCAACGCGGAACTGCAATCGCGGACCCTGCAGATCCAGGTGATGCCCGGGCGTGTCCTGCCGCCCAAGGCGGAAG
- a CDS encoding succinylglutamate desuccinylase/aspartoacylase domain-containing protein, translating into MPTTIPAPLPRPFLLACPDLSAERLGNTDTPGVWHFDSGVQGKHVMLSALVHGNELCGAWALKEALAAKLLPRRGSLTLAFCNLAAFDRFDSANYAPARFVDEDMNRVWSDDKLALPISQERRRAAEILPWLQQADWLLDFHSMSNSDVPLQLTGMEQRNIDLALALGNPATIIADAGHAAGVRMRDYGRFGESGDNGTRSLLIECGFHGAPEARGVAVDQMARFLVEAGTVDRNDIPADWFTPGAPIQRALRVTHAVAAKSADFRFAEPWKGLETLPAAGTIIGWSEGEPVTTPYDNCVLIMPSTANLRAGVTVVRLAQPIV; encoded by the coding sequence ATGCCCACGACCATCCCCGCGCCCTTGCCGCGTCCCTTTCTTCTTGCTTGTCCGGATCTGTCGGCGGAACGCTTGGGCAATACGGATACGCCCGGCGTCTGGCATTTTGACTCCGGCGTGCAGGGCAAACATGTGATGTTGAGCGCGCTGGTCCACGGCAACGAGCTGTGCGGCGCGTGGGCATTGAAAGAAGCATTGGCGGCGAAGCTGCTGCCGCGCCGCGGTTCACTGACCCTGGCCTTCTGTAATCTGGCCGCCTTCGACCGCTTTGACTCCGCCAATTACGCCCCCGCGCGCTTTGTCGATGAAGACATGAACCGCGTCTGGAGCGACGACAAGCTGGCGCTGCCGATCAGCCAGGAGCGCCGCCGTGCGGCCGAGATCCTGCCGTGGTTGCAGCAAGCCGATTGGCTGCTGGACTTCCATTCAATGAGCAATTCCGACGTGCCCTTGCAATTGACGGGCATGGAACAACGCAATATCGACCTGGCGCTGGCGCTGGGCAACCCCGCCACCATCATTGCCGACGCCGGCCACGCCGCAGGCGTGCGCATGCGCGACTACGGCCGGTTCGGCGAATCGGGCGACAACGGCACCCGCTCCCTGCTGATTGAATGCGGTTTCCACGGCGCGCCCGAAGCGCGCGGCGTGGCCGTTGATCAGATGGCCCGCTTCCTGGTAGAAGCCGGCACGGTCGATCGCAACGACATCCCGGCGGACTGGTTCACCCCGGGCGCACCGATTCAACGCGCGCTGCGCGTGACGCATGCCGTCGCCGCCAAAAGCGCCGACTTCCGTTTTGCAGAGCCGTGGAAGGGACTGGAAACGCTGCCCGCTGCCGGCACCATCATCGGCTGGTCCGAAGGCGAACCCGTCACCACCCCCTACGACAACTGCGTGCTGATCATGCCGTCGACCGCGAATCTGCGGGCTGGCGTAACCGTCGTCCGGCTGGCGCAACCCATCGTTTAA